The Pochonia chlamydosporia 170 chromosome 3, whole genome shotgun sequence genome contains the following window.
GATTGTGGTTTCGCAACGTACCATGAACCCAGACGGTAAGTGGTTTGATGGCACTCATGTTTGCGGCAGGGTTGTTAAATTCTGTACAAGTAGATACTATTGTGTTGAAAATGCTGGTTTGTTGTCAAACTTTCAGTTGAGATGCTGAGATTCGGTGTCCTTCATGTTGGAAACCGAGCAATTTATATCTCATATCCTCCTTTCATTCAAGTCAGCTACAATTCTATGAATGACGATCGATATCCGTGTTTCTCAGCAACTCATCcgtctcatcttcatttcaACGGTAAAACCCTCCGAAGTCCGTCTCCATTAACTCCGTGTGGCGCTGTCCCAGGATCAAGGGCCAAGTCCATCTCAGATCTCAGAATCTTAGACGATGAATAAAATCCTCCGAATCAGAGAATCTTATTTCGCATGAGAGAATACATCCCATGTCGCAGCATTATGTTTGATTTGTAAGTTTAACGCCCTTGTGAAGACGATGCTGATGGGGCGCGCGGCAAATGACTAACTCGGCGGCAGAGCAGAGAATGCCAACACCATGAGTGGCCAGATGAACCATTCAAAGAACGGGTTTCGCAAGCCACTGCCCGATGAATCCTGGCCGTCCCGCGCGGTAGTTATGGAGAAGCAGTTATGTTTTGTGCCTTTAACCACGGTGCTAGCGTTTCGGGTCAATCATTCAATACGACGAATTGGGCAAAGTCCGCCAACTCCGCGAGCCCACATGTGAACGTCTAACAAGCAACCTCTCTTTTAGGGCCGTCAGCAAAGTGCATGCAATGAAGCAAGCTTTACATTTCTAATATACACGAAGCTAGATGCTTGAAAGGGTATTCCGTCAATCTCCATCGTACAAAGGCTCACTTCTCCTCCAACAACGGCACCACTCTCCCAtttctcaacaacaccaacgcctccacatcatcaccacgtCTAATCGAAACTCCATACTCCTCTAACCCCAGCTCCTCCGCACACTGGTTCCAAACCATTTGCGACACAGCTCCCTCTTTCGAGCAGCACATATACACCATGGGCCACTTACTTCTTCCCAGGGAATCGCGAACACCCTTCGTCGCAGGCCGCTCACTAGCCAGCACGCCCAGCACGCCGGTTCCTCTCCATCCAACAGGGGCGCCTACAAATGCCCCTTCCAGCTCACGGATGTGCTGTGGCCCAACACGTTGAGTGCCAGCTTTGCACTGCACTAGGACTCGTAATGGTGCagtggatgaagatgggagTGTCCAAGTGCCGACCAAGTCTGTGCCGTAGTCTGATGCACCGCCTATCCGTTTCAAATGGAATCCGTATTGGGAGAGGGCGCGAGACACTTTGTACTCGTAGTGGGTGCCGACGTAGACGGTGGACTTTTCGTCCAGGCCGGTTCGACGGGCGTAGGAGATGAATGAATCGAGGTCTGAGTGGTTTGCAGTTGGGGGATCTGGATATGTGAGTTTCGGAGGTGATGATGCTTCACCAACTAGGCGGGATAGGCTGTGACTGAACCATCGTGACGGTTGATGTAGTGCGCATGGAATACTGAGTGAACGAATTGGCCGTGGTCGTAAAGATGCGCGCACAATGGCCAACATTTCAAATTCCCAACATGACAATATTTGGCTTCTTTCTCACAATCATGTTGATGAACGAGTCTGTAGATCAAGCAACGTCTAGAGAATGCAAGTAGCCAATGTATGCATCTATCAAGTATGCGCCCAGTTCCATGCTTTGCCCCGCCATGCCCCTCGGTCAGTGTAGCTCCAAACCATGATTTGAATGTcaagcttcaccaccacccgcCTCCAACTTTTTTACTtgaaaataaaaac
Protein-coding sequences here:
- a CDS encoding conserved fungal protein (similar to Metarhizium acridum CQMa 102 XP_007807684.1); this translates as MLAIVRASLRPRPIRSLSIPCALHQPSRWFSHSLSRLVGEASSPPKLTYPDPPTANHSDLDSFISYARRTGLDEKSTVYVGTHYEYKVSRALSQYGFHLKRIGGASDYGTDLVGTWTLPSSSTAPLRVLVQCKAGTQRVGPQHIRELEGAFVGAPVGWRGTGVLGVLASERPATKGVRDSLGRSKWPMVYMCCSKEGAVSQMVWNQCAEELGLEEYGVSIRRGDDVEALVLLRNGRVVPLLEEK